From the Gordonia bronchialis DSM 43247 genome, one window contains:
- a CDS encoding glycine betaine ABC transporter substrate-binding protein — protein sequence MGVRQRAPRTRGSLTRGSLTRAKTTRVTVIVAAVIATVAVFAGCAQPTDSSDDPLRIGSSGTPAMRVMAEIYAGALRNSGADVASRIETGDDAALLNTMAHTDVDLFPALTGRLLGVLTPRVTAVTADAVYTELNRALPQGVSVGDPTPVSVAPQVFVATRVAETAGATELTDCPRLPAGLAVVTVGEPDEGVLAALRASGCRFGPAQSVPSADAALRRVADGSAVGVLTPLEVAADRGAEANTVQALRVPAAREDNSAPEGSAPEGSAPDGSVAVGPRAKVLVPVYRSAALSRDDVKTINKVAGEITTGDLATMAARVQRGDDPRELAVTWLGEHGL from the coding sequence ATGGGCGTGAGGCAACGCGCGCCGAGGACACGGGGATCGCTGACACGGGGATCGCTGACACGGGCGAAGACGACACGGGTGACGGTGATCGTGGCGGCTGTCATCGCGACGGTCGCAGTGTTCGCCGGGTGTGCCCAGCCCACGGACAGTTCCGACGATCCGCTGCGGATCGGCTCGTCGGGTACTCCCGCGATGCGGGTGATGGCCGAGATCTACGCGGGAGCGCTGCGCAACTCCGGTGCCGACGTCGCGAGCCGTATCGAGACGGGGGATGATGCGGCCCTGCTGAACACGATGGCCCACACCGACGTCGATCTGTTCCCAGCGCTGACCGGGCGGCTGCTCGGTGTACTCACCCCGCGGGTCACCGCAGTCACCGCCGACGCCGTGTACACCGAGCTCAATCGTGCTCTGCCGCAAGGGGTGTCGGTGGGCGACCCGACTCCGGTGTCGGTTGCGCCGCAGGTCTTCGTGGCCACCCGGGTCGCCGAGACCGCCGGCGCCACCGAACTCACCGATTGCCCCCGGCTGCCCGCCGGGCTGGCCGTGGTCACCGTCGGCGAACCCGACGAGGGGGTGCTGGCCGCATTGAGGGCGTCGGGTTGTCGCTTCGGACCGGCGCAGAGCGTGCCGTCGGCCGACGCCGCCCTGCGCCGGGTGGCCGACGGTTCCGCCGTCGGGGTCCTGACCCCGCTCGAGGTGGCCGCCGACCGTGGGGCAGAGGCGAACACCGTTCAGGCGCTGCGGGTTCCGGCCGCACGCGAAGACAATTCCGCCCCAGAAGGATCCGCCCCAGAAGGATCCGCGCCAGACGGGTCCGTGGCGGTCGGGCCGCGGGCCAAGGTCCTGGTGCCCGTCTACCGCTCCGCGGCGCTCTCGCGCGACGACGTGAAGACGATCAACAAGGTGGCGGGCGAGATCACCACCGGTGACCTCGCCACGATGGCGGCGCGGGTGCAGCGAGGCGATGATCCGCGGGAGCTCGCGGTGACCTGGCTGGGCGAGCACGGGCTGTGA
- a CDS encoding flavin-containing monooxygenase yields the protein MTTNDVEIAIIGAGFSGLGAAIKLKQAGFDDFVILDRGQDFGGTWRDNTYPGAACDVPSQLYSYSFAKNPTWSRSYSHQPEIHRYINGVADAYDVAAHTRFRTEMTHAQWHEDQQVWVLDTEQDGVSAQVRAKVMVGAVGPLCEPNLPDIEGIDGFDGKIMHTARWDSDYDYAGKRVAVIGTGASAIQVVPELAKIVAHMDVYQRTAPWIVPRTERAYTGVEHWAYEHVPGFQSAVRGTIYAANEATAFGLTYSPKALKPVELVCRANIARGISDRALRKKATPTFQVGCKRILRSNDWYPAINRPNVDLVTDGIDRITATGVVTKDGTARDVDVIVVATGFHVTDSPVFGRIVGKDGRSLAQVWDEIGMQGYKGSFVHGFPNMMLMVGPSTGLGHTSMVYMIESQLNYLVNYLKTVRAQGITRTEVTESAQRSFNRDIQHALRNSVWVNGGCASWYKDANGNITTLWPGFTFNFRRATRRFDIAAYDVSRGAQPSVTATPSTETAAPASVTA from the coding sequence ATGACAACGAACGATGTAGAGATCGCCATCATCGGTGCCGGCTTCTCCGGGCTGGGTGCCGCGATCAAACTCAAGCAGGCCGGCTTCGACGACTTCGTCATCCTCGACCGCGGACAGGACTTCGGCGGTACCTGGCGGGACAACACCTATCCGGGCGCGGCCTGCGATGTCCCGTCGCAGCTGTACTCCTACTCGTTTGCCAAGAACCCGACGTGGTCCCGCTCGTACTCGCATCAGCCCGAGATCCACCGCTACATCAACGGTGTCGCCGACGCGTACGACGTCGCCGCGCACACCCGCTTCCGCACCGAGATGACCCACGCGCAGTGGCATGAGGACCAGCAGGTGTGGGTCCTCGACACCGAGCAGGACGGCGTAAGCGCCCAGGTCCGCGCGAAGGTGATGGTCGGGGCGGTCGGGCCGCTCTGTGAACCCAACCTGCCCGATATCGAGGGCATCGACGGATTCGACGGCAAGATCATGCACACGGCCCGCTGGGACAGCGACTACGACTACGCGGGCAAGCGCGTCGCGGTCATCGGCACCGGCGCCTCGGCGATCCAGGTGGTACCCGAACTCGCGAAGATCGTCGCGCACATGGACGTCTATCAGCGCACCGCACCGTGGATCGTCCCGCGCACCGAACGCGCCTACACCGGGGTCGAGCACTGGGCCTATGAGCACGTCCCGGGCTTCCAGTCGGCGGTCCGCGGCACGATCTATGCGGCCAACGAGGCAACGGCCTTCGGCCTGACCTACTCCCCCAAGGCGCTCAAGCCCGTGGAACTCGTGTGCCGCGCCAACATCGCCCGCGGCATCTCCGACCGCGCGCTCCGCAAGAAGGCCACCCCCACCTTCCAGGTCGGTTGCAAGCGCATTCTCCGCTCCAACGACTGGTATCCGGCCATCAACCGGCCCAACGTCGACCTCGTCACCGACGGCATCGACCGCATCACCGCGACCGGCGTCGTCACCAAGGACGGCACGGCCCGCGACGTCGACGTCATCGTGGTGGCGACAGGCTTCCACGTCACCGACTCGCCCGTCTTCGGCAGGATCGTCGGCAAGGACGGTCGCAGCCTCGCGCAGGTGTGGGACGAGATCGGCATGCAGGGCTACAAGGGATCGTTCGTGCACGGTTTCCCGAACATGATGCTGATGGTCGGACCGTCGACCGGTTTGGGCCACACCTCGATGGTCTACATGATCGAATCGCAGCTGAACTACCTGGTGAACTATCTCAAAACCGTTCGGGCGCAGGGCATCACACGCACCGAGGTCACCGAGTCCGCGCAACGCTCGTTCAATCGTGACATCCAGCACGCCCTGCGCAACAGTGTCTGGGTCAACGGCGGATGCGCGTCCTGGTACAAAGACGCCAACGGCAACATCACCACCCTGTGGCCGGGGTTCACCTTCAACTTCCGCCGCGCCACACGACGTTTCGACATCGCCGCCTACGATGTGTCGCGAGGTGCTCAGCCCTCGGTGACCGCCACCCCGTCCACCGAGACCGCAGCCCCCGCGTCGGTCACCGCCTGA
- a CDS encoding APC family permease yields MPKDAELQRKLGLADAVVIGLGAMIGAGIFAALSPAAAAAGSGLLVGLAVAAVIAYCNATSSARLAARYPESGGTYVYGRERLGVFWGYLAGWGFVVGKTASCAAMALTIGAYVWPGQARAVAVAAVVAVIAVDYRGIQKSAALTRVIVAVVVGILGAVVVAAVGSGAVGSGAGGAEAGVPSAVSVHGVLQAAGLLFFAFAGYARIATLGAEVRDPRRTIPRAIPIALGLTLLIYAVVACTALAVLGPDRMATSAAPLTDVAEAGGGPAMVTIVAIGGAVAALGSLVSVLLGVSRTTMAMARDGHLPRSLGMVHPRFAVPHRAEIAVGVIVVGLVVAVDIRGAIGFSSFGVLVYYLIANVCAATLTAAQGRPARWIPLLGAVGCVVLMFSLPAASAMTGAAVLACGALVYLVRVRVARRPR; encoded by the coding sequence ATGCCGAAAGACGCTGAGCTGCAGCGGAAGTTGGGTCTCGCCGATGCGGTGGTCATCGGCCTGGGGGCGATGATCGGCGCAGGCATCTTCGCCGCCCTGTCGCCGGCGGCGGCCGCTGCAGGCTCGGGCTTGCTCGTCGGATTGGCGGTTGCCGCGGTGATCGCCTACTGCAATGCGACGTCGTCGGCGCGCCTCGCGGCGCGCTACCCGGAGTCGGGCGGGACGTACGTGTACGGGCGGGAGCGGCTGGGGGTGTTCTGGGGCTACCTGGCGGGTTGGGGTTTCGTCGTCGGCAAGACCGCTTCGTGTGCGGCGATGGCACTCACCATCGGGGCGTACGTGTGGCCCGGACAGGCCCGCGCGGTTGCGGTGGCGGCGGTGGTGGCGGTGATTGCCGTCGACTACCGGGGGATTCAGAAGTCGGCCGCGCTGACCCGCGTGATCGTCGCCGTGGTGGTGGGGATTCTCGGCGCGGTGGTCGTCGCAGCTGTCGGTTCCGGTGCTGTCGGTTCCGGTGCGGGAGGCGCGGAAGCGGGGGTACCGTCCGCCGTCTCGGTCCACGGCGTGCTGCAGGCCGCGGGGCTGTTGTTCTTCGCGTTCGCCGGCTACGCGCGGATCGCCACTCTCGGTGCGGAGGTCCGAGATCCGCGGCGCACCATTCCGCGGGCGATCCCGATCGCCCTCGGGCTGACGCTGCTGATCTACGCGGTCGTGGCCTGCACCGCTCTCGCTGTCCTCGGCCCGGATCGGATGGCGACGTCGGCGGCGCCGTTGACCGACGTCGCCGAGGCCGGTGGCGGGCCGGCGATGGTCACGATCGTCGCCATCGGTGGTGCGGTGGCCGCGCTCGGGTCGCTGGTGTCGGTGCTGCTGGGGGTGTCGCGCACCACGATGGCCATGGCGCGCGACGGTCATCTGCCGCGGTCACTCGGGATGGTACATCCGCGGTTCGCCGTTCCGCACCGCGCCGAGATCGCGGTGGGGGTGATCGTCGTCGGACTCGTCGTCGCCGTCGACATCCGCGGTGCCATCGGGTTCTCGTCCTTTGGAGTACTGGTGTACTACCTCATCGCGAACGTCTGCGCCGCGACGCTGACCGCGGCCCAGGGGCGGCCCGCGCGGTGGATTCCCCTGCTCGGGGCGGTGGGTTGCGTGGTCCTGATGTTCAGCTTGCCGGCGGCGTCGGCGATGACCGGGGCGGCGGTGCTGGCGTGCGGGGCACTGGTCTATCTGGTCCGTGTGCGCGTGGCCCGACGCCCCCGGTGA
- a CDS encoding magnesium and cobalt transport protein CorA, whose translation MPNLRPGGRGLVPARRDRRPLPRIPVPVARAVVDCAIYIDGVRQPGRISYTDALATVRESGRGFVWLGLHSPDDEQMTGVGEAFGLHELVVEDAVHAHQRPKLEVYDDTQFLVLRTVKYVEHESMEQASEVVETGEIMIFAGADFVVTVRHGDHTHLSGVRRKLEARPELLTLGPTAVMHAIADKVVDSYLAVTDRMEVDVVAIEETVFGKQNRWLNIDPVYLLKREVLELRRAVQPLSAPLARLTDHENPLIPKEIRRHLRDVADHLATVIERVVEYDEVLTSLLDAAAAKVGIQQNTDMRKISAWVAIAAVPTMLAGVYGMNFDHMPELHQVWGYPAVLLFMIATCTTLFFVFRRHHWL comes from the coding sequence ATGCCCAACCTCCGGCCGGGCGGACGTGGCCTGGTGCCCGCCCGCCGGGACCGTCGGCCGCTGCCGCGGATCCCGGTGCCGGTCGCCCGGGCCGTCGTGGACTGTGCGATCTACATCGACGGTGTGCGGCAGCCCGGACGGATCTCCTACACCGACGCGCTGGCCACCGTCCGCGAATCCGGCCGCGGCTTCGTCTGGCTGGGGTTGCACTCCCCCGACGACGAACAGATGACCGGCGTCGGCGAGGCCTTCGGTTTGCACGAACTGGTTGTCGAGGATGCCGTCCACGCTCATCAGCGCCCGAAACTCGAGGTGTACGACGACACCCAGTTCCTGGTGCTGCGCACGGTGAAGTACGTCGAACACGAGTCGATGGAGCAGGCCAGTGAGGTGGTCGAGACCGGCGAGATCATGATCTTCGCCGGTGCCGACTTCGTGGTCACCGTCCGGCACGGCGATCACACCCACCTGTCCGGGGTCCGACGCAAACTCGAAGCCCGGCCAGAACTCCTCACGTTGGGTCCGACGGCGGTCATGCATGCCATAGCCGACAAGGTGGTCGACAGTTATCTCGCGGTCACCGATCGGATGGAGGTCGACGTGGTGGCCATCGAGGAGACCGTCTTCGGCAAACAGAATCGGTGGCTCAACATCGATCCGGTCTACCTCCTCAAGCGCGAGGTCCTCGAACTGCGGCGCGCGGTACAACCCCTCTCGGCACCGCTGGCCCGGCTCACCGACCACGAGAATCCGTTGATTCCCAAGGAGATTCGTCGTCACCTCCGCGACGTCGCCGACCACCTCGCCACAGTCATCGAGCGGGTCGTCGAGTACGACGAGGTACTCACCTCACTGCTCGACGCCGCCGCCGCGAAGGTCGGCATCCAGCAGAACACCGACATGCGCAAGATCTCGGCGTGGGTCGCCATCGCCGCGGTCCCGACCATGCTTGCCGGGGTGTACGGCATGAATTTCGACCACATGCCCGAACTTCATCAGGTGTGGGGATATCCGGCGGTCCTGCTGTTCATGATCGCCACGTGTACAACGCTGTTCTTCGTGTTCCGCCGGCATCACTGGCTCTGA
- a CDS encoding SDR family NAD(P)-dependent oxidoreductase, which yields MKDFRDKVVVITGAGSGMGRDLAVKLAGQGARLAISDVDPAGLKTTEDLVRETGAQVHSQILNVAEREAVLTYADAVMAHYGVVNVVFNNAGIAHHGEVERTEFKDIERVMDVDYWGVVNGTKAFLPHLIASGDGHIVNTSSLFGLLAEPGQAAYNSAKFAVRGFTEALRQEMIIAKHPVKVTCVHPGGIKTAIARNATVSGDHDQESSAAFFDKYLARMTSAKAADVIIEGVRKNKARVLVGTDAKLLDIWVRIVASKYQWVTAKVTGWALSKVD from the coding sequence ATGAAGGACTTTCGCGACAAGGTCGTCGTCATCACCGGTGCCGGCTCGGGAATGGGCCGCGATCTCGCGGTGAAGCTCGCCGGGCAGGGTGCGCGGCTGGCGATCTCCGACGTCGATCCGGCCGGACTGAAGACCACCGAGGACCTCGTCCGGGAAACCGGGGCGCAGGTGCATTCCCAGATCCTCAACGTCGCCGAACGTGAGGCGGTGCTGACCTACGCGGATGCGGTGATGGCGCACTATGGCGTGGTCAACGTGGTGTTCAACAACGCGGGCATCGCCCACCACGGCGAGGTGGAGCGGACCGAGTTCAAGGACATCGAGCGGGTCATGGACGTCGACTACTGGGGAGTCGTCAACGGCACCAAGGCATTTCTGCCGCACCTGATCGCCTCCGGCGACGGACACATCGTGAACACGTCGTCACTGTTCGGCCTGCTGGCCGAGCCCGGCCAGGCCGCCTACAACTCGGCGAAGTTCGCGGTGCGCGGCTTCACCGAGGCGCTGCGTCAGGAGATGATCATCGCCAAGCACCCGGTGAAGGTCACCTGCGTGCATCCCGGCGGGATCAAGACCGCCATCGCGCGCAACGCGACCGTCTCCGGCGATCACGATCAGGAATCCAGCGCGGCCTTCTTCGACAAGTACCTGGCCCGGATGACCTCGGCCAAGGCTGCCGACGTCATCATCGAGGGGGTGCGCAAGAACAAGGCGCGCGTCCTCGTCGGCACCGACGCCAAGCTGCTCGACATCTGGGTGCGCATCGTCGCCTCCAAGTACCAGTGGGTGACCGCTAAGGTGACCGGTTGGGCGCTGTCCAAGGTCGACTGA
- a CDS encoding TetR/AcrR family transcriptional regulator, giving the protein MSPEARRDQLIEYGLEMVAQRPLEQVSIEAIAEAAGVSRALLFHYFESKQDFHVAIAQTQSERMLACTAPDESLGDPLAILQSSMSAFVDYVSVNRSAYMTLIRGASSVDPAMRAVFDSTRSVMAQRVLDHLPALGIAVTPTIEITVRGWMSFVEETTIGWLEDPRISRDELLALITAALPALATAAGVAVPGS; this is encoded by the coding sequence ATGAGCCCGGAGGCGCGCCGTGACCAGCTCATCGAATACGGCCTGGAGATGGTCGCGCAACGGCCGCTCGAACAGGTCTCGATCGAGGCGATCGCCGAGGCGGCCGGGGTGTCGCGCGCTCTGCTGTTCCACTACTTCGAGTCCAAACAGGACTTCCATGTGGCGATCGCGCAGACCCAGTCGGAACGCATGCTCGCCTGCACCGCGCCCGATGAGTCGCTCGGTGATCCGCTGGCGATCCTGCAGTCGTCGATGAGCGCCTTCGTCGACTACGTGAGCGTCAACCGCAGTGCCTATATGACGCTGATCCGTGGGGCGTCGAGCGTCGATCCGGCCATGCGGGCGGTCTTCGACTCCACCCGCTCGGTGATGGCGCAGCGCGTCCTCGATCACCTGCCCGCCCTGGGGATCGCCGTGACCCCGACCATCGAGATCACGGTCCGGGGGTGGATGTCCTTCGTCGAGGAGACCACCATCGGCTGGCTCGAGGATCCCCGCATCTCCCGCGACGAATTACTCGCGCTGATCACCGCCGCACTACCGGCACTGGCCACCGCGGCGGGTGTCGCGGTACCCGGCAGCTGA
- a CDS encoding MarC family protein, whose product MSFDVTVYTTTFITLLVIMDPPGQIPLFLSLVGHRPAEYRRRAAWQAPLVSLLVISVFAVGGKAILNYLHIGIPALQGAGGLLLLLVALQLLTGLGNAGSPQAADDVNVALVPLGTPLLAGPGAIAAVIVGVSGVSGDAGGYLAIAAAIVSVHLVVMLVLRYATYLIRILGAGGITLLAKIAGLLLAAIAVQLIADSIAGFVAQGT is encoded by the coding sequence GTGTCCTTCGACGTCACCGTGTACACGACGACGTTCATCACGTTGCTCGTGATCATGGATCCGCCCGGACAGATTCCGTTGTTCCTGAGCCTCGTCGGGCATCGCCCGGCCGAGTATCGGCGCCGTGCCGCGTGGCAGGCTCCCTTGGTCAGTCTGCTGGTCATCAGTGTGTTCGCGGTGGGCGGCAAAGCGATACTGAACTATCTCCACATCGGCATCCCGGCGCTGCAAGGTGCCGGCGGACTGCTGTTGTTGCTGGTGGCGCTGCAGTTGCTCACCGGTCTGGGCAACGCCGGGTCGCCGCAGGCCGCCGACGACGTGAACGTCGCCCTCGTACCGCTCGGGACACCGCTGCTGGCCGGGCCGGGCGCCATCGCCGCGGTGATCGTCGGGGTCAGCGGTGTCTCCGGGGATGCCGGTGGTTATCTGGCCATCGCCGCGGCCATCGTGAGCGTGCATCTGGTGGTGATGCTGGTGCTGCGCTACGCCACCTATCTCATCCGGATTCTCGGGGCCGGCGGAATCACCCTGCTCGCGAAGATCGCCGGTCTGCTGCTGGCCGCGATCGCGGTGCAGCTGATCGCCGATTCCATCGCCGGCTTCGTGGCCCAGGGCACCTGA